A region of the Candidatus Methylomirabilota bacterium genome:
CCTCGCGGCCCCCTCCGAACCTCCCCAGCGGATTGCGCCGGCGAAGCCGGCGCTCGAACGGCAACTGCTCCGACAGGTCTCTGGGGGCGCGGCCTCACCGCCGAGCGATCAGGCGCCTGAACACCGCGCCGTATTGGAAGCCGTAGCCCGTCGCCAGCTCGGCCGCGTGGTGCTTCAGCCGCTGGCCGATCGTCTCCCCGGCCGGCACGTTGAAGCCGGGCATCTGGCTCTCGTGGCGGACGAGGGCCGCGATCTGCCGGTCGATCGAGTCGGTGACATCGACGATGACGTTCGGCTCGTCCATGCCCCAGTACCAGAGCTCCCGGACCCGGTAAGGCTGGAGGCCGTCCCTCGTGATCTGCTCGGCGAAGTGCAGATGGTCGCGGGCATATGGATAGACGGCGTCCGTCGTCACGATGCCCGCCTTGCGGTGGTCGCGATGCTGGAATCCCTTGATCCGGTAGGGGTCGTGGACGAAGACGGTGTGCGGCCGGTATTTTCTGATGGCCCGCACGACGTCTCCGAGGAACTCCCGGGTGTCTTCGAGCCCGCCGTCGGGATAGCCGAGCATGACGACGTGCGTCACGCCCATGAAGTCGGCGGCGGCGCGTTGCTCGTCCGCCCGCTTCTTCGCGAGCTGGGCCGGTGTCAG
Encoded here:
- a CDS encoding PIG-L deacetylase family protein, whose product is MTDIPDKAMVIFAHPDDAEIASGGVVARWVAAGCEVTYVLCTNGDAGTADQSLTPAQLAKKRADEQRAAADFMGVTHVVMLGYPDGGLEDTREFLGDVVRAIRKYRPHTVFVHDPYRIKGFQHRDHRKAGIVTTDAVYPYARDHLHFAEQITRDGLQPYRVRELWYWGMDEPNVIVDVTDSIDRQIAALVRHESQMPGFNVPAGETIGQRLKHHAAELATGYGFQYGAVFRRLIARR